The nucleotide window ATTAAAAATCTCGTACTCAATATAATTTGTACCTTCTATATAGTACCTAACTACACCGTTGAGCGCCGAATAATATCCATCAAATGACTCGGTATGGAGTGTTTTTTGGTCCTTGATGGTGGTGGGTGGTATTACAAATTCTATTGACTCGAGCCCTTAATAGCTGTATAACTGTCTTCTCTGTAtttctaacattattatttccAGTTATCAAACATTCCAGTATCTAAAAATGTGTCTGTTGGAAGTCTGGGAACTATATTTTAACCGATAAGTTTGTGATACGAAATGTGCCTTTCCAATGTAACTCTATTCAAATGACGAAAATAAGAATTCCATAGAATTAATAAGCTACTTTATACATCATAgtatacacaaacaaaaatataacgtaGAAGTTATTCTTATCACACAATTAAGTTCACTATAAAATAGtgaattattgtaaaaagaaacattatttttgaaatgaaatactcgctgtttgaaatattacctgttatattatgtatcaaaATGATAACTTGTAATCTTAGTAAATGAAAGTGTAATAATTTcaacaactatttatttactttaaaaacataatgtgtacataataatgaatatactaagtacataatatttgtttcgcATATGTACAAATGTATATTAAACCTTTTGTAACTGtgactttacatttttttcattttagagATAAATATATGATTCCTTTTTTTCTTATAGGTATTGAAACAGATCTTTGGTTTATCTGAGGAACTAAAATGACAATGAGAGGCAAGATCGCACAAatactttatacatacataatttatacaatactGTATATACCTTATATTACTTAATCAGTTTTCATGATACAAAAAACGAACGAATCACTAAAAAAAAggataagtaaattataattacaattattaaaaagttaaattacagggaagtaaagaaattattatcaatttccAGCCTCTCACATAGCCTACTTCTCTAATGTCAAATAAACACAAGttaattcttataaataaatgttaaaaagaaTTAATACTGAACTTATAAATtacacttaaattaaaaaacccCAGTCAGATCAATAAGGAAGCTCGAGATTCCGTTACTATAATATGCGGTATATAattcaaattttgtataatatgcAGACCTTCAGATCTATAGGTTTCTCGTCTACGAAAAATTGTAATTGTTCTGTCTTTATTTTCAACCTATTGCggttataattatagtaaagGTAAGCTGCCGGTGTCAAAATTACGAATACGAAAAtacctaaatatgtaaattattaagTCTAAAGTTGCCTTTTGGTAATGCGAGAATATGCTTTttcatttaacaaataataatcatataaaaataaaataacaataatcacCAAAATACAGAACATTGCGACACAGAGAATATTTTAGGCGCGTGATTAATACTGATTAAAATAGTTTCACGTAGGAATGGTTTAGTTCTAACACCCTTAAAATAAAACGGGTTGAGGGTTAACACATTCCTACGTACACACGCTTGCATTGATCATGTTAAGTCAAGGACGTGGTTGTAAACAGACACTACGCCGAAAAACCCCCGTGTAGTTGTTAATtctttaaatatctttaaagaATTAACAAGGACTTTTTTagtacattacatattatttgttttttttatacagccAATACATTATATGAGACGTTTAAGTGAATATGTCCGTAAGTCTAGTTAACGCTATATCATCTACTTTTCCAACTTTAATATAAGAGCAGAATTTGGCGGAAACGTtactttatcaaaatataatatttgtccAATTAGTGAAGAGTTTGTTCCGGCAACAACGGTTCCACCGTAAAACATAGCAGACAGGTCTGTACAAATGGAGTGATTTCCTAAATTACCTACAAAAACATGTGTATTCCTACGAGGAAACCATCGTTCAATGACAACAAGATTTTCTTCAGTTTTACGGATTTCCATGTTCTTTTGTATATTGCCCTCCTTGTAAATAGCTCTCAAATATATTGTTGGGGTATTTAGTCTCACTTcaatcaatttttttatcaCCTCCAAATAATGATATTTCGGTTCCAACTCAGATTTTTGAATCCAGGGTAATATCCCACCACCTGGACTTTTTTCATTATCAGAAAACGACATCTGCACTATATTGTGGACATCTTTATGTTCATGAAAATCTCCCTCTATTTTGTCAGTGGGGATTCCACCTAGTCCAATTTCATCGCCATAGAAAATACTGACAGTTCCAGGCAAAATAAATTCAAGAGCTGTTAACACTAAAGTATTATTGACATTTTTCATGGATATCCTTTCAGTATGAATGCTACCAATATTCCAATGAACCCAAGGGTAATGAGGCTTGTTCCACAGAATACCACCAATCACATTATCAATATGATTTTTCAGGCTGCGAATGCctgcatttaaatttaaatgtatgtcGATCAGATCAATTCGTGACAGAAGAACATTTAGAGAATCTCCTTGAGCCTTTTCTAAAGTACTTTCACtagcaattaatattttgtcattGCCTATTATTTGTTTCCACAGTCGTAATGATCGCCCAAAATTTGTATCATCAACAAACTGATCCaaatctttcaaataaaatccATCTACACCTTCCTTTACCCAAAATATAATTGCTGCAGATGTGGAATCAACATAGCTGGTAACAGTTTCATTTGAAATTAGCACAGTCTGTGTAAAATTATCCATTGAAGAGATAGGTTTTGCTAAGGATACAACAGGTAAATCAAGGAGCAGTGACATATTTCTACTGTGAACAGCAGCCACCAAGTCTCTAAAATCTTTACGGACACCTACACTCCTATCTATTTCCAACAGAGAGGTGATATTATAGTACTTATCGGGATACTTGTGAGCTTGGTATATGTAATTTAATCTGATTGCAGATACACCTAAATCCTGTATGTAATCAAGTTTTTTAATCAAACCTTTCAAGTCACCAGTACCATCATGATTAGAATCTTTGAAACTCGCTGGAAACACCTCATAAAAAACTTTTCCTTGATACCAAGGTAAGTCAGGATTGCATTCTTTTGGTATTGTGACAACCAAAGCTATGATTGCAGCCAGACATGCAATCAGACAAGAACAAACTATCCAAAGTAGTACTTTCCTGATGATATTCCAGTTCCAGTTGACAAAGTTTGGCAGTTTCCTGTTGTTGACTATGTGGTTGCCATTGAGTTTACAATCTTCAACCTGAAAGCACAGATAAAAAAACTTATCAATCTAAAAACAACTGGGCGCTCAATGATATCAACAAAGATGCACTTTTATTCAACATCTTAACCTACAAACTGAACATGCCACTGAgttgtaaataatacaacattaaaGTTTCTTTAAATATGTTGGTTCACTATGAAAGAGTAATATAACAACTAAAAAAtactaatgaaaaaaaataattacctgGCCCATAATCAGATCTCCATTTTTACTAAGAGTTTGGTAGTCCAGCATACTAATATTGTTGATCAACTGTGCACTCACTGGATCTTGAACTACTGAGCTAGAGTCACCAGATGAGCTGGAATCTCCTGCCGATGCATctgaaaaatatcaattatCATTGTTAAATAACTTTAGTATCAATATCTAATCACAACAAGCATGCTTTCAATCTAAAGGGCGATTCAgatatcatatttaattaatttgacctatttcattttcattagtTTGCTCAATTAAATTCCCACTACTACCGCACACACATAGAATATAAtagataaagatattttctataactcacaataattataaaaattaagttattattcaGGCTTAAACTTTGTACCACATAATCTACATAACTTGCTAATTCAGCAAATTATGTGATGATGATGTAAATAGCAAAAAGAGTTGCATTAACAATAaataccattatttaaaaaaataaacgtgtaAATTATTTACCTGTCTGTATATTGACCATATTTGGATCGtcatttaatgttaaaaacgGACGGTCACTCATCTCTTCAGATAGAGGATGTTTGAAGTCGAGCTCGAGTGGTGTAGGACTCGGTGTCGTCGGCAGCAATAGGCACGTTGACGATTTTACACCGCGTAAATAATCCAAGGTCTCTAAATCATTGGCGCCAGAGATGTTACTATTCTCCGACGATTCGTTCATGTTGCTGGACGTAACAGTTCCCTAGTATTTAAAAACCAGACACAGTACccagtaatatttttatcgatatttattgtattagatGCTTACACTTTGTACATATTAGTAATATCTTATTTTGTTCTCCTCTAAGAGGAAcagaaatatttgttcaatagaatcgcaaaaactatttttagatatttctgATCTTCAGAAAATCTCCTAACACTTTTTTGACATAAGATGTTAGGGTCGACCTTTTTGATTTGCCAAATCTGCTTTTCGCCCGAACTCGACCTAACTCGATATAAAAACGGACTTTCTTATAATTaacgataaattattatactataatttatCGTTTATACTATATGAAGATAAGCAACTTTATTGacagattaaattaatttaggcGATTTTAAGAAATTCTATGAGCCGAGTTATTATTAACggcactttaattaaaaaagcaaaAGTTGGACTTTGTGCTTGACAGATACTTTCAttgaactgtattttttatatttaggttCGATGACACTTTGCTTTGGTGTGTTGTGTGGACTTggaaagtttcataaaaatttactatttaGTTCATTAATTTATGAGTTAGATCTATTAAGATTTCGAATTGCGTATAAGTAAAATACTTGACAATGATTGGTGCTAATAAGataatttgtacaaataatCATGTGTGCCAAATGTTTATGCATCATAGGAACTTTGCTAATAAAAAGATCAATGATATTAACtatcaatatttacaaagaaGTAAAGTGCCTACAATGCACTTTCAGAAATCGCTGCCTAGATTACCTATACCCGATTTATCAAAGACTGGAGACAGGTATTTGAAAGCTGTTAGACCATTGTTAAATAACGATCATTATAGAGCTGCTGAAGAAACTACCAACGACTTTATTACAAACGAGGGTAAAATACTCCAAGAAAAACTTGTTGccaaagataaaataaacaaacacaccaGTTACATATCAGAATATTGGTTTGATTTGTATTTACGAGATCGTGCCCCACTTCCTATCAACTATAATCCTTTGATTACTTTTGTTAATGATGAAAAACCGGAGTACAACAATCAGCTTATAAGATCTACAAATATGCTAATAAGTGCAGTCAGATTTATGCTCTCACTTAGGGAGCAAATATTGGAACCAGAAGTGTATCATTTAAATCCTAAAAAGAGTAATACACCATTATTCAGAAATGTTACATCAATGTTGCCTGAAGCTATTTCTTGGTAAGTTGTgtgtttcttattttaaaaaatacaattattgtcTGACTGCCTCTGTGCTGTTGTCATTAGTGTAACCAACACTGATCATTAGGTATTAAATTCATTGCCCAGGTTTGGCAAATTACTGTTATactttctaaattatattagaaaatatttctcagTAGAAGCCTAGAGAATGTactattgtttcaaaatcaCAA belongs to Anticarsia gemmatalis isolate Benzon Research Colony breed Stoneville strain chromosome 9, ilAntGemm2 primary, whole genome shotgun sequence and includes:
- the LOC142975497 gene encoding alpha-amylase 3-like encodes the protein MNESSENSNISGANDLETLDYLRGVKSSTCLLLPTTPSPTPLELDFKHPLSEEMSDRPFLTLNDDPNMVNIQTDASAGDSSSSGDSSSVVQDPVSAQLINNISMLDYQTLSKNGDLIMGQVEDCKLNGNHIVNNRKLPNFVNWNWNIIRKVLLWIVCSCLIACLAAIIALVVTIPKECNPDLPWYQGKVFYEVFPASFKDSNHDGTGDLKGLIKKLDYIQDLGVSAIRLNYIYQAHKYPDKYYNITSLLEIDRSVGVRKDFRDLVAAVHSRNMSLLLDLPVVSLAKPISSMDNFTQTVLISNETVTSYVDSTSAAIIFWVKEGVDGFYLKDLDQFVDDTNFGRSLRLWKQIIGNDKILIASESTLEKAQGDSLNVLLSRIDLIDIHLNLNAGIRSLKNHIDNVIGGILWNKPHYPWVHWNIGSIHTERISMKNVNNTLVLTALEFILPGTVSIFYGDEIGLGGIPTDKIEGDFHEHKDVHNIVQMSFSDNEKSPGGGILPWIQKSELEPKYHYLEVIKKLIEVRLNTPTIYLRAIYKEGNIQKNMEIRKTEENLVVIERWFPRRNTHVFVGNLGNHSICTDLSAMFYGGTVVAGTNSSLIGQILYFDKVTFPPNSALILKLEK